The DNA sequence CTAATTTCGGTCCCGTCTTCTTCAATAATTGTGGCATCGTGATCAACCGAGTAGGTTCTGGTTTCATCGAGAACCAGACCTGTGATGTGCAGCTGATCTTCCAAATCATAGGCAGTCACATTCATGGGCAGGCTGTCAGTATCCAGTTGTTTGTCAGACAGATTAATCCGACTGACAAGGCCCTGATCATTTAAAGTCAGGCTGACGGGTGTTCCTGTCTTAATTTCCGTCTTGTCGTCGCCCCATCCAGCCATCCGAACATAACCACCAAGGGGAAGCATGCGGATGGTATAAGCCGTACCATCCTGCCCGATATGGGCAAAAATCTTTGGCCCCATCCCGATGGCAAATTCACGAACTAGAATGCCAGATTTTTTAGCAAAATAAAAGTGACCAAATTCATGTACCATTACGATGACACCAAAGACGATGATAAAGATAATAATGTTTAAAAGCATTGATAACCTCTAAATAATGCTGGGTAGGTTTAACCCACCCAGTGCTTAGAATAATCCAAAGAAATGCATGATTGGGAAAACAAAAATCATACTGTCGAAACGGTCCAAGATTCCTCCGTGTCCAGGAATTAATTTCCCTGAATCCTTAACACCAAAATGACGCTTGATGGCACTTTCTACCAAATCGCCAAATTGGGCAAAGATACTAAAGACAACAACTAAAATCATGGTAACTAGGAAGGATTTGGGACTGTAAACAGACTTGTCCACCAACATGAAAATCAAGGAGACAGCCAAGGCTGAGAGAATTCCTCCCAAACTCCCCTCAATGGTCTTGTTGGGGGATACCTTCGGCATGAGCTTATTCTGACCGAATTGCCGACCAATCATGTAGGCACCGATGTCGGTTGCCCAGACAATAAAGATGGCGAAGAGAACCTTATTGACACTATCCAGCCGAGCATTGACCAAATTTTGGAAACCAAAACCAATATAGACCGCTGAAGCAATCGGGAAGACCGCATCATCGAAAGAATAAGTATCACTATTAAGCACTGTCCCAGCCAAAATTATAAAGCTGAGTAGGCCAAAGCAGGTCCAACTAGCATCTAGAGGCAGGAAGGTCAGATAGGTCCCCATAGGAACCGTCAGGACAAAGGCTGCCAACATAGCTAGAACTCCCTCAAAAGAAAAAATTTCTAACCCCTTCATCTTGAAAAGCTCGGAGATGCCAACCATAGCCAAAACTCCGACGAATAATTGAAAGGGGAGATGCCCCAGCACTAAAAAGGCCAGGAAGATAGCACCCGCAATCCCTCCGTAAATCACACGTTCACGCATACTTGTCTCCTTTAGACACCACCAAAGCGTCTTTGGCGGTGGTTGAATTCTGCAATAGCCTTGACTAGTTCGTCTTCATTGAAATCAGGCCAGAGCACCTTGGTAAAATAAAACTCACTGTAGGCCGCCTGCCAGGGCAGGAAGTTACTAAGCCGCAGCTCTCCACTCGTTCGAATAATCAGATCAGGGTCGCGATACAAATAAGGAAGGGCCTTAGTCATTAAGTGCCTAGCGATCAGGTCTTCATCAATAGCTTCCGGTTGCAAGTGACCATCTTTCACTTCTTGCGCCAGAGCCTTAACAGCTGTTGTAATCTCTGCTCGGCCACCGTAGTTGAGGGCAAAATTTAATATCAGTCCTGAGTTATGTTGAGTCTTAGTACAGGCCCGCTCCATAGCCTCAAAAGTAGCCTGAGGCAACTTACTGGTATCCCCGATAACCTGAACCCGAACATTGTTTTTATGGAGTTCTGGAACATATTTATCAAAAAATTCTACCGGAAGATTCATAATGAATTTAACTTCATCAGCAGGCCGTGACCAATTTTCTGTTGAAAAGGCGTAGACCGTCAGGACCTTAACACCAAGCTCAGAGGCCTTGATGGTCACTCTTTGCAGGGCATCCATTCCTGCCTTGTGGCCCATGACACGTGGTTGCAGGCGTTTCTTAGCCCAGCGACCATTGCCATCCATAATAATCCCAATATGTTTGGGAATTTTTTCCAGAATTTGCGTCTCTTGTTTTTTCTTAAACTTAAATACAGCCATACTCTTAGAATTTTACCATAAATCAAGGGAGATTGCACTTCTAGTTGTGACACGCAATCAGCAACTTCAAAAAGCTGTCTGTCCTGCTCTTATAAAAAGTCCACCGACAGCATTAAAAAACGAACAGAGTTAGAGTTCTGGTGAAGAAAATTCTAATTTTGTTCATTTTTGACTTTTAGTATTAAGAAACATGGAATGGTGGCAGAGAAATTCTAAAATGAAAATCGTTTTGCCCAGCAACAGCGAATCTTAGACTTGACTATTGACTGACTGGAATAAGAATCAATTCAACAGCAGATAAAGGAACTTGATGAACAAATCCTAGTGACCATAGCAAGAAAAAACTCTTAGCCAAAGCCAAGAGCTTAGTAATGCGGACGGTTTGCATCGCAATCCCGATTCTTTAGGAGCTAACGCCTCAAGGACAGTATCGAAGCCTGTTGAGAGTGAGAGTTCTCAACCTGATTTTCCTACCATTACTCCCCTGCATTTTACCACTCAGGGAGAGTATAGGTCAACAATTAAATCGGGCTATCACGTTATCTGTAAGCGAGAATTGAGTCGCTTTAATAAGTTTACGCCGAGTTTGCAGTCAACAGCTCAGTGGTGATAGACTGGGCAGCTCTAGCTTCAAAAGCGAGATACTATAAATTCCTTAGTCTTCAATAGCTGATTCTGTTTTATCATTATCCTCCGCTTGGTCATCCGTTGACTCAGCTGAAACAACTGAAGTATCTGCTGGTGAGGCATTGACTTTTAAAATCGAACGGCTCAAGTCGAAAGTCAAGTAAACGCCTTCGACATCGAGAACGATACGATTGTTGGCTTGGTCGACTTCATCCACGGTCGCAATTAAACCACCGATAGTTTCAACTTCCGCTCCCTTGACTAGCTTATTTTGCATATCATCACGCGCTTGTTTTTGTTTTCTTTGAGCGCGAGAATTAACAAATATCATTCCTCCGAGAAAGATGGCTAAAATAAGAATGGTTGTGTATTGCATAAAAAATCCCTCCAAGAATATAACTAACCATAACTATATCAAATTTTGCCAAGGCGGGCAAGAAAACTTGCTGGATATAACCAATGTAAAGCTCCAAAGTCAGTACCGTTTGTAACGGTCTGTTCCACTCCTTTCTCATATCAACCGGACCCTTTCAATCTCTGTTTTATGCTATAATAGAGGCATTATGGATAAACTGATTAAAACAATTGCAACATCTGGCTCTTTCCGGGCCTATATCTTGGATAGTACCGAAACTGTTCGGGCTGCCCAAGACAAACACCACACCCTGTCATCATCAACTGTCGCTTTGGGACGAACCTTGATTGCCAATCAAATTTTAGCTGCCAACCAAAAAGGAGAGGCCAAGGTGACGGTCAAGGTTATCGGTAACAGTTCTTTTGGTCACATCATTTCTGTCGCAGATACGGCTGGTCATGTTAAGGGCTACATTCAAAATCCCGGTGTTGATATTAAGAAAACTGAGACCGGTGAAGTCTTGGTGGGACCTTTCATGGGTCAG is a window from the Streptococcus criceti HS-6 genome containing:
- a CDS encoding phosphatidate cytidylyltransferase — encoded protein: MRERVIYGGIAGAIFLAFLVLGHLPFQLFVGVLAMVGISELFKMKGLEIFSFEGVLAMLAAFVLTVPMGTYLTFLPLDASWTCFGLLSFIILAGTVLNSDTYSFDDAVFPIASAVYIGFGFQNLVNARLDSVNKVLFAIFIVWATDIGAYMIGRQFGQNKLMPKVSPNKTIEGSLGGILSALAVSLIFMLVDKSVYSPKSFLVTMILVVVFSIFAQFGDLVESAIKRHFGVKDSGKLIPGHGGILDRFDSMIFVFPIMHFFGLF
- a CDS encoding isoprenyl transferase; translated protein: MAVFKFKKKQETQILEKIPKHIGIIMDGNGRWAKKRLQPRVMGHKAGMDALQRVTIKASELGVKVLTVYAFSTENWSRPADEVKFIMNLPVEFFDKYVPELHKNNVRVQVIGDTSKLPQATFEAMERACTKTQHNSGLILNFALNYGGRAEITTAVKALAQEVKDGHLQPEAIDEDLIARHLMTKALPYLYRDPDLIIRTSGELRLSNFLPWQAAYSEFYFTKVLWPDFNEDELVKAIAEFNHRQRRFGGV
- the yajC gene encoding preprotein translocase subunit YajC — translated: MQYTTILILAIFLGGMIFVNSRAQRKQKQARDDMQNKLVKGAEVETIGGLIATVDEVDQANNRIVLDVEGVYLTFDLSRSILKVNASPADTSVVSAESTDDQAEDNDKTESAIED